One region of Brassica napus cultivar Da-Ae chromosome A10, Da-Ae, whole genome shotgun sequence genomic DNA includes:
- the LOC106427025 gene encoding CLAVATA3/ESR (CLE)-related protein 3-like, with translation MLASIIQRSIYCINTSKTIYTLASLRERVIIYYMASVNIWGCLVFLLLLSVHQCRSLVVQERLSGSSRVMKIRSELFERLKELNAKLEGEGVVFGNTLDSKRLSPGGPDPNHH, from the coding sequence ATGCTAGCGTCTATTATACAGAGATCAATTTATTGCATTAACACTTCAAAGACTATATATACCTTAGCTTCATTAAGAGAGAGAGTCATCATATACTACATGGCAAGTGTCAATATATGGGGTTGTCTCGTTTTTCTTCTACTACTCTCAGTGCACCAATGTCGATCTTTGGTCGTACAAGAGCGACTTTCCGGTTCAAGCCGTGTGATGAAGATTAGAAGTGAGCTTTTTGAGAGGCTAAAAGAGCTGAATGCTAAATTAGAAGGTGAAGGCGTGGTCTTCGGCAATACTCTTGACTCGAAGCGGCTCAGCCCCGGTGGTCCTGACCCAAATCATCACTAA
- the LOC106401563 gene encoding transcription factor GTE4: MASEPVNDGGREKQSIRVYTRKGKGQRKQSPFFAFATDEIGKANNRLNPPETVAPESSDPIAVEKTALETKSREDSTEAPSDKVIDKPHDDVSLAAADKSVIQSVPGPLVQDDANTTVGEKSVEVPSQSHKTQDDVNTVVVDENSIKEPSESLAQEEDVTTVVVDKKAIDAPSETLSVEDVNTVVVDKNPIEVSSENVVDGVKEAYPENHPERDAQQTAGLTSDSAGESMPMEEGVDGRIKIHVASKSKQQKEEIRKKLEDQLNVVRGLVKRIEDKEGEIGAYDDSRLLASTGITNGGGRILSGFASAGLPREVIRTPRPLNQLSISVLENTQGFSEHVEKEKRTPKANQFYRTSEFLLGDKLPPTESNKKSKSSAKKHGGEVGHGFGAGSKVFKNCSALLERLMKHKHGWVFNAPVDVKALGLHDYFTIIEHPMDLGTVKSALTRNVYESPREFAEDVRLTFHNAMTYNPPGQDVHIMAQVLLQMFEERWAVIEADYNRQMRFVTGYEMNLPASTMRSRLGPTMPPPPINVRNTIDRADWSSHHPDLQHPKPTTTPGRTPTSTTPSGRTPALKKPKANEPNKRDMTYEEKQKLSGHLQNLPPDKLDAIVQIVNKRNTAVKLQDEEIEVDIDSVDPETLWELDRFVINYKKGLSKKKRKAELANQARAEAERNGQQHMAPAPVAREFSREGGNTAKKTLPTPLPSQVEKQNNETSRSSSSSSSSSSSSSSSDSDSDSSSSSGSDQT; encoded by the exons ATGGCTTCGGAGCCTGTTAACGATGGAGGAAGAGAGAAGCAGAGCATTAGAGTTTACACTAGGAAAGGTAAAGGTCAGAGGAAACAGTCACCTTTCTTTGCCTTTGCCACCGATGAAATTGGGAAAGCAAACAATCGTCTGAATCCTCCTGAAACTGTAGCTCCAGAGTCTTCGGATCCTATAGCTGTAGAAAAGACTGCTCTTGAGACCAAGTCGCGGGAAGACTCAACTGAAGCAccttctgacaaagtgattgATAAGCCTCATGATGATGTCAGTTTGGCCGCTGCTGATAAGAGCGTTATTCAATCTGTACCAGGTCCTTTGGTTCAGGATGATGCGAACACTACTGTAGGTGAGAAGTCTGTGGAAGTACCCTCTCAAAGCCACAAAACTCAAGATGATGTCAATACAGTGGTTGTCGATGAGAACTCTATAAAGGAACCTTCTGAAAGCCTTGCCCAGGAAGAGGATGTTACTACCGTGGTTGTTGACAAGAAGGCTATTGATGCACCTTCTGAAACTCTATCTGTGGAAGATGTCAATACTGTTGTTGTTGACAAGAATCCCATTGAAGTATCTTCTGAAAACGTGGTGGATGGAGTAAAAGAAGCTTATCCTGAAAACCATCCGGAAAGAGATGCCCAACAGACAGCAGGGCTTACCTCTGATTCTGCTGGTGAAAGCATGCCAATGGAGGAGGGCGTAGATGGACGCATAAAGATACACGTAGCCTCCAAATCGAAGCAACAGAAAGAGGAGATTAGGAAGAAGCTTGAAGATCAGCTTAACGTGGTCAGAGGTCTGGTAAAGAGGATAGAGGATAAAGAGGGCGAGATTGGTGCGTATGACGACTCTCGTCTCTTGGCTAGCACTGGTATTACTAACGGAGGAGGAAGGATTCTCTCAGGTTTTGCGTCAGCTGGACTTCCTCGTGAGGTCATCAGAACACCAAGGCCTTTAAATCAACTAAGTATATCCGTGTTAGAGAATACTCAGGGGTTCAGTGAGCATGTGGAGAAAGAGAAAAGAACACCCAAGGCAAATCAGTTTTATAGAACTTCAGAGTTTTTACTTGGTGACAAGTTGCCACCCACAGAGAGTAACAAGAAATCAAAATCAAGTGCAAAGAAGCACGGAGGAGAGGTTGGTCATGGTTTTGGTGCAGGGTCTAAAGTCTTCAAGAATTGCAGTGCTCTACTTGAAAGGCTGATGAAGCATAAGCATGGTTGGGTGTTCAATGCTCCTGTAGATGTGAAGGCTCTAGGTTTGCATGATTACTTTACCATTATCGAGCACCCTATGGATTTGGGAACGGTCAAGTCTGCATTAACAAGAAATGTGTACGAGTCACCAAGAGAATTTGCAGAGGATGTTAGACTTACTTTCCACAATGCCATGACTTACAATCCACCGGGACAGGATGTCCATATCATGGCGCAAGTGCTATTACAGATGTTTGAGGAGAGATGGGCTGTCATAGAGGCAGACTATAATCGTCAAATGAGATTTGTCACTGGTTATGAGATGAATCTTCCAGCTTCTACAATGAGGTCTAGACTGGGTCCTACGATGCCACCACCACCTATTAATGTGAGGAATACAATAGATAGAGCAGACTGGAGTAGTCATCATCCTGACTTGCAGCATCCAAAACCAACAACAACGCCTGGCAGAACACCGACCAGCACAACACCTTCTGGAAGGACACCTGCTCTGAAGAAGCCAAAGGCAAACGAACCAAATAAAAGGGATATGACGTATGAAGAGAAGCAGAAGCTTAGTGGTCATTTGCAGAATTTGCCTCCAGACAAACTAGATGCAATTGTGCAAATTGTGAACAAGAGGAACACTGCTGTGAAGCTACAGGATGAAGAAATTGAAGTCGATATAGATAGTGTTGATCCGGAGACCCTGTGGGAGTTGGACAGATTTGTAATCAACTACAAAAAGGGTTTgagcaagaaaaagagaaaagctGAGCTAGCGAATCAAGCTAGAGCAGAGGCCGAGAGGAATGGCCAACAACATATG GCTCCAGCACCAGTGGCACGTGAGTTTTCTAGGGAGGGTGGCAACACAG CTAAAAAGACACTCCCTACACCATTACCTTCtcaagtggagaagcaaaacaATGAGACAAGCAGATCAAGTAGTTCAAGCAGCTCTTCCAGTAGTTCCAGCTCTTCTAGTG ATTCGGACAGCGATAGCTCTTCGTCATCTGGATCAGATCAGACTTAG
- the LOC111201390 gene encoding phospholipase A1-IIalpha, with the protein MLGAIAKRWKVLSGQNKWKGLLDPLDPDLRRYIIHYGEMAQVGYDAFNWDRKSLYAGDCYYSKSQIFARTGYLKANPFRYNVTKYIYATASLNLPICFIVKSLSKEASRVQTNWIGYVAVATDEGKALLGRRDIVVAWRGTLQPYEWANDFDFPLESGVKVFPVFDSKIVPRIGSGWLDVYTSSDAKSPYDTTSAREQVQGELKRLLDVYKNEEVSITFTGHSLGGVMSTLAAADLVNGKKNTISAGLERKQVPITVFAFGCPRIGDQDFVKIVDSLKQLNILRIVNVPDVAPHYPLLLYAEVGQELQINTLNSTYLKRSLNFRNYHNLEIYLHGMAGMQDKAGLFKLVIGRDISLVNKGLDALKDEFLVPSTWRCLANKGMVQKDDGTWQLDVHRKDHDDD; encoded by the exons ATGTTGGGAGCCATAGCCAAGAGGTGGAAAGTTCTAAGCGGCCAAAACAAATGGAAAGGCCTCCTTGACCCACTTGACCCAGACCTTCGTCGCTACATCATTCACTACGGCGAGATGGCTCAGGTTGGTTACGACGCCTTTAACTGGGACCGTAAGTCCTTATACGCCGGTGATTGTTATTACTCTAAGAGCCAAATCTTTGCTCGAACTGGCTACCTTAAAGCCAACCCTTTCAG GTACAATGTGACCAAGTACATCTACGCAACGGCTTCTTTAAACCTACCAATCTGTTTCATCGTCAAGTCTTTGTCAAAGGAAGCCTCGCGCGTGCAGACTAACTGGATTGGTTACGTAGCCGTGGCTACAGACGAGGGCAAGGCGCTGTTAGGGAGGAGAGACATTGTTGTAGCTTGGAGAGGAACTCTTCAGCCATATGAATGGGCTAACGACTTCGATTTCCCACTTGAGTCAGGTGTCAAAGTTTTCCCTGTATTCGACTCCAAGATCGTGCCTCGTATTGGAAGTGGCTGGCTCGATGTCTACACCTCTTCTGATGCTAAGTCGCCTTATGACACTACTAGCGCACGAGAACAG GTACAAGGAGAGCTCAAGAGATTGTTAGATGTTTACAAGAACGAGGAAGTGAGCATCACTTTCACAGGCCATAGCTTGGGCGGAGTAATGTCAACTCTAGCAGCTGCAGATCTTGTCAATGGCAAGAAAAACACGATCAGTGCAGGACTTGAAAGAAAGCAAGTTCCCATCACAGTTTTTGCATTTGGGTGTCCTCGGATTGGGGACCAAGACTTCGTGAAAATCGTCGACTCACTAAAACAACTAAACATCCTAAGAATAGTCAATGTTCCGGATGTGGCACCACATTATCCACTCTTGCTGTATGCAGAAGTAGGCCAGGAGCTCCAGATCAATACACTGAACTCGACTTACCTGAAAAGGTCTCTAAACTTTAGGAACTATCATAACCTGGAGATATACCTGCACGGCATGGCGGGGATGCAAGACAAAGCGGGGCTGTTTAAGCTGGTGATTGGTCGGGATATTTCATTGGTCAATAAAGGTTTAGATGCTCTGAAAGACGAGTTCTTAGTGCCTAGTACCTGGAGGTGTCTTGCAAACAAAGGGATGGTTCAAAAGGATGATGGCACATGGCAGCTGGATGTCCACAGGAAAGATCATGATGATGATTGA
- the LOC106427036 gene encoding ervatamin-B-like codes for MLNELRNSNLTLVVLICFVLIASRLRSVSSSVYNPHNTLKKQFGKWLQYHGKSYGGKDEWMFRFGIFQSNLQFIDYINSLHLPFKLAENRFADMTNSEFKAHFLGLNTSSSRLHSNHSCDPSASGNVPDAVDWRKEGAVTPIRDQGRCGGCWAFATVAAIEGITKIKTGNLIPLSEQQLIDCDTGSYNKGCSGGLMETAYEYLIANGGLVALDDYPYTATDGTGCDQEKSQNKIVTITGYEKVAPNEASLEVAAAQQPVSVGIDADGFIFQFYSSGVFTGYCGSSLNHAVTVVGYGEEAGEKYWIVKNTWGTGWGEEGYIRMERGYRKETGKCGITMLASYPLQ; via the exons atgcTGAATGAACTTAGAAATTCTAACCTGACCCTCGTCGTTTTGATTTGCTTTGTGCTTATAGCTTCAAGGCTGCGTTCCGTCAGTTCTTCTGTGTACAACCCACACAACACCCTAAAGAAGCAGTTTGGGAAGTGGCTTCAATACCACGGAAAATCATATGGAGGAAAGGATGAGTGGATGTTCAGGTTTGGGATATTCCAGTCTAATCTCCAGTTCATTGACTACATCAACTCCCTCCACTTGCCCTTTAAGTTAGCGGAGAACAGATTTGCGGACATGACCAACTCCGAGTTTAAGGCCCATTTCCTCGGGTTAAACACGTCTTCCTCGAGGTTACACAGCAACCATAGTTGTGACCCATCAGCATCAGGCAATGTTCCGGACGCTGTGGACTGGAGGAAAGAAGGTGCTGTGACTCCCATTAGAGATCAAGGAAGATGCG GAGGTTGCTGGGCTTTCGCTACGGTTGCAGCTATTGAAGGCATCACCAAGATAAAAACAGGGAATTTAATACCTCTCTCAGAACAACAACTCATAGATTGCGACACCGGAAGTTACAACAAAGGCTGTAGTGGTGGATTAATGGAAACGGCATATGAATACCTCATAGCCAATGGTGGACTCGTCGCCCTGGACGACTACCCATACACAGCCACAGATGGTACCGGCTGCGACCAAGAAAAATCCCAAAATAAAATCGTTACGATTACAGGATACGAAAAGGTAGCCCCGAACGAGGCGAGCCTAGAAGTCGCTGCTGCTCAACAACCAGTATCAGTTGGAATTGACGCTGATGGGTTTATCTTTCAGTTCTACTCTTCTGGTGTTTTCACAGGTTACTGCGGATCAAGTCTCAACCATGCAGTGACTGTTGTTGGATATGGAGAGGAAGCGGGCGAAAAGTATTGGATCGTAAAGAATACATGGGGAACTGGTTGGGGTGAAGAAGGCTACATACGGATGGAACGAGGTTATCGTAAAGAGACGGGTAAATGTGGTATTACTATGCTTGCAAGCTATCCCCTGCAGTGA